The DNA region TCATCGCCGACACCTACGGCGGCATGGGGAGCCACGGGGGCGGCGCATTCTCGGGAAAGGATCCGACAAAAGTCGATCGATCGGCGTCGTATATGGCGCGCTATATCGCCAAGAACGTTGTTGCCTCCGGGATCGTCGACCGCTGCGAGGTCCAAATCGCGTATGTCATCGGGTATTCCGAACCCATCTCGCTGTTGATCAACGGCTTCAAGACCGAACGCGTCGACGCGGGCAAGCTTGAAGCAGCGGTCCGCGAGATCTTCCCGTTGCGGCCGGCGGCCATTATCAAACACCTCGAGCTGCGTCGCCCCATCTATCGGAAGACAGCGGCGTACGGGCACTTCGGGCGCGAACTGGCGGAATTCACCTGGGAGCGCACCGACCGGGCCGAGGCACTGCGTAAACTTTTGAATGCCTAAACCTCGCAAATCCGCTGCGGACCGCCATTTGCGTTGTCTGTTAGTGGAAGACAATCCGGACCACGCGCAGTTAATTCATGAACGGCTGCATAAGAAACTGCCGCGGCTCGCGATCACCCGAGTGGAACTGATTCCGGAGGCCATAACCGCGCTGAAGACCGAACCGTTCGCGCTGGTGATTACCAGCCTCGAATTGGGGCATCAGTCGCTCGGCACGGCGCTCGCCACCCTTGTCCGGGCAGCCAAAACGGCTCCGGTCCTGGTCCTCTCCGGCAATACCCATCCTCAAACAGCCACGGAGGCCAAGAAACAGGGCAGCAGCGATTTTCACCTGAAGACGCGCGAGACGCTCGATCAACTCCCTGACATCGTCACCGCGCTGCTGCACCATCCGGCTCGGCGATCGGCACCAATAGCGACCGCAGCAGCAACGCCTTCACCGTCGCACCTCGCTCATGACACCGTCGACGGGCTCGTGCAAACGCTCAATCGCTGGCTCGACCGTCGGACCGCCCCCGCCCGGCAACACTTGCAATCGCTCCTGAACCAACTCCGCAAACTCCAACGCCATCTGGGAACCCCGCACCCCGATACAACGGCGCGTTGAGGTCTCCCGGCTCCGATCACGACACGCGCGCACCCACGAGAAAGTTGGCAATCCTTTTGCTCTTAGAAATGCCCGATATGGTCTCACGTATCCACCATTCGCCGCCGGCGACGCCTCCTGGGCTCGGCTCGGCGGAGCAGCCAACGCCTCCAGCAGCGCGCGCTTCCAGCGACCTGTTGGAGCAATTCCGTGCGCAGGCGACGCTGCTGCAACGGTTGCAAGCCACGGGACAGCTGGACGCGCCTGGGACCGAACTGCTCGGCTCCGTACAAGAGGCCATCACATTCCTGGATCAAGTCATTGGAGGACCACTGCCATGAGCACGCCCGAGAAAATTCGCGGCAAGTCGTCCGCCGTCTATCTCCCCCCAGCATCCGCTTCCGCAGCGGTATCGCCCGGCACCGTGCATCGACAGGGAGATACTTTCGATGTCGCCCACGACCCAGCACTCGCCCAGTTTCGCGCCAAGGCCGCCGGATCCGCCGCGGCCGAGGCCGTCAGTCCCATTGCGGAACTGACCGCCCAACTCGACTTGCAAGGGGCTGCCCGTCAACGCGGCCGTAACCGGCAAATCCGCAATATCGCCAATGATTTTGCGGCGATCCGGCTCGAGGCCGAAGCAACGAAGGCGAATGTCACCTTCGAACCGCCCCATGTCCCGCGTTTCCGGGACTTGGTGGAAGTCGTCGAAGGCAATTTGAACAACCCGGCGGAACGGCAACGGCTCCTCAAGGAAGTGGCCGGCCATTATGTCGAACGCCGCGAGGAAATACTTAATGCCATCCAGGATGCCAAGGCCCAGCTGCAGGCCCCGAACGTGACGCAAGTGCGTGTGACGCAAGCGATCCTCGGCCGGCTCCAAGAGTCGTTGTTCGCCTGCGAGCGGGAAATGGAAGAGTTACGACAGTATGAAGTTCACCTTTCGTAGCGGGACTGAGGACCCCAGACAGGCCAGGCTTGGCACCATGCCACCCTACGACCCGCAGCCCCGCTTAAAAAATTCCCTATAAATTATCAGCCAGATAGGCCGAACACCGCACCGCAATCCGTGGCAAAGTTCTTGCTCCATAGCGAAGTGACCTATGAACACACCCGGACTCAAAGGCGTTACCGTCATCCCCGCTGGGTCGACCTATGGCAAGGCCAAGGCCGTGGACCAGACTCCGTCGGCCACCGACCAACACCTCCAAGATATTTTTCAGCGGATGGAGACCGAAGCCAGCCAGGCGTCCGGCATCGACGCCGCTGCGGATCCGCTCTTAGCCCTGCGCGCCGCATTGGAAGGGACGACCATCCCCACGACCGAATATCCGGTACCCAGCGTGGAAGAACTGGTGGCCAAATTCCCGACGCTCAACTTTTTTGCCGATGGCCAGATTGAAGCGCAATTCGAGGCACTGAAGTTCGAGTACGCCAAGCAGGCCGCCGACCTGGAAGGCCAGCTCAAGAATGCCGCCCTGACGCCGACCCAACAGCGCACCGTCCGCGCGCAATACGAGTCACTGCAGCAGGCGCTGATCCAAATCGACCAAGAAATCGCCGGGACGCGCGAGGTCGCCGCCAAGGCGCAACAGACCTATGCACAAGAGATCGCACTGCTGAAAAAAGTCGGACTGGAAGAGATCACTCCTGAAGAGGCCGATCTGAACGGCGACGGCAAGATCGGCAACGGCGAATTTATTCTCGGGACGCGGACCCTCGAAGGCGAGACCGAGGTCGCGATCCTCGACGCGAAGACGATGAAGCCGATCAAGTTCGACGCAGACGGCAATCCAATGGGTGCGAATGTGCTGAATCCGAAATATGAATACGATCTCCAGCAATCGGGCCTAAAATTCCCGACCGAGCTGCTCCCAAATAAGGACACGACCGGAGCGGACCTCGTCCTTCAAGCCAAAGGAGAGTATTTGGGGGCGCGCAAGAGTTACGACGGGTCGGACAATACATACAACGCCCATATCGATATCCCAATTCCCGAAGCCATTTGGGTGGAGACGTATGCGAACGGCGAGGTCAAATCGACGCTGAAAAACGGCGAAACCCATTTAACGGCCGCCAATACGTCGTTGCTGATGTCGCCGCCGACCGACGCCTCGCACTACAAACAGATTAAAATCACGACTGCCGAAATTTCCTCCGTCACGTCGGAACCGCCGCTCAGTTGGAATAACAGCGGGACCACGACCTGGAAGAAAGAGTACGGCACGGATCAGCTGGTGAAATTCCGTGACGCCGACGGCAACGTGGTGCTCCAACTCCGGATCACCGGCTACGGGACCAAAGGACAGGGCCAAGACACGCCCTTTGAAGGCGTGAACTACGTGACCGCCTCGTCCCTCTCGCTCGCGGTCAGCAGCGGGTCCGGAACCTTCGGCAACGACAAGAACAAGATCCGCACCTCACCGGTCGAGGTGAACTTTGCGAGCAACTACGTCTCCACCGGTACCGGTGGTCAGTTTAATTTTGCCGCCGCGCAGGAATTCGATCACTCACATAATGACGATGCGAACCAGATCACGGACTCCAAACAACGCGCCCTGCTGAAGACGATGCAAAGCCTCGGGCTCTGGACCCCGAGTGACCTGCAGCGCGGTTATCTCGGCACCCAGGGTGGATTCCACGATTACCTGACCGGTGCCTATATCGTCGGCCTGCGCGGCAACATTAAGGGCACCAATTACAACGACGCGATCGACGTGGCACCGCCCCCCGACACGGTGGATCCGGAAGATCCGGAATACACCACCACGATCGACGGCGGCGGCGGTTACAACGCGATCTTCGGGAAACACGGCAATCACTATGTGCAAGGCGCGACGTTCGTCGAGATCACGGGGCGCGACGGCGACGTGAATCACATCGGCACCAAGGGCGAAGTGACGTGGGCTAATTCCCACCAAGACGCCGCCACGCAAGAATGGGTGAAGGAGTCGTGGGCCGACAACCCGTCCGTCTACGTGCGGGTGGACACCCCCGGCGCGAATAGCGTGACCGTGCTCGGCAATCCGGAAGAGGCCAAAGCGGATGGATTCGACAAGTGGATCAAC from Deltaproteobacteria bacterium includes:
- a CDS encoding response regulator, whose protein sequence is MPKPRKSAADRHLRCLLVEDNPDHAQLIHERLHKKLPRLAITRVELIPEAITALKTEPFALVITSLELGHQSLGTALATLVRAAKTAPVLVLSGNTHPQTATEAKKQGSSDFHLKTRETLDQLPDIVTALLHHPARRSAPIATAAATPSPSHLAHDTVDGLVQTLNRWLDRRTAPARQHLQSLLNQLRKLQRHLGTPHPDTTAR